From one Eucalyptus grandis isolate ANBG69807.140 chromosome 9, ASM1654582v1, whole genome shotgun sequence genomic stretch:
- the LOC120288273 gene encoding uncharacterized protein LOC120288273 — protein sequence MEVTLPNPLKDKFQDFKKWIIKDLYSHLSSWYHFGGIRRTVPFLSSGFYSQKQWPLGWRSSFFSEPFHIETTPCPSIANKSTILIEAGRRVIWPCCGDHVAIRGHVLLFIKAKPYWSFSNVWA from the exons ATGGAAGTCACTCTGCCCAATCCACTGAAGGATAAGTTTCAAG ATTTTAAGAAATGGATTATCAAAGATCTCTATTCTCATCTCTCGAGCTGGTACCATTTTGGGGGCATCAGAAGAACCGTTCCATTCCTTTCTAGTGGTTTCTACAGCCAGAAGCAGTGGCCTTTAGGTTGGCGGTCCTCATTCTTCTCCGAGCCTTTTCATATTGAAACAACTCCTTGTCCAAGCATAGCTAATAAAAGTACGATTCTGATTGAAGCAG GGAGACGGGTTATCTGGCCATGCTGTGGTGACCATGTCGCAATCAGAGGGCATGTTCTGCTGTTTATCAAAGCAAAACCTTATTGGTCTTTCTCCAATGTTTGGGCATAA
- the LOC104420868 gene encoding probable serine/threonine-protein kinase PBL8, with product MVRCKCFHRKTLADEFSVENFIGNFQFGKMYRGKIESRAVTVKILEKSEIYYHSPGVGELTDELTLLRHPEFILHPTMVKLVGYCCEDENLGVVYDLDSLDTAQNLLKEDSFTWMRRIKVALGFGCLLEFLHSTDGRDLPYAVRNIHPSHIMVDKEYNPIWYEFGMFTGGILPLPQYKKLLNLIRCYGYNEFHPEGI from the exons ATGGTAAGATGCAAGTGTTTTCATAGGAAGACCTTAGCTGATGAGTTTTCCGTGGAGAATTTTATTGGGAACTTTCAGTTTGGCAAAATGTATCGTGGAAAGATTGAATCGCGAGCAGTGACCGTGAAAATATTGGAGAAGTCAGAGATATATTATCATTCCCCCGGAGTGGGAGAATTGACG GATGAGCTAACTTTACTTCGGCATCCGGAGTTCATCCTACATCCTACTATGGTGAAGTTGGTAGGCTACTGTTGTGAAGATGAGAACCTCGGTGTGGTGTATGATCTTGATTCCTTGGATACTGCTCAAAACTTACTGAAAGAAG ATAGCTTCACATGGATGCGGAGAATTAAGGTTGCTCTTGGATTTGGTTGtctccttgaatttcttcaCTCCACGGATGGACGGGATCTACCTTATGCAGTCCGCAATATACATCCAAGTCATATAATGGTTGACAAG GAATACAACCCAATATGGTATGAGTTTGGAATGTTTACTGGTGGAATTCTTCCTCTGCCACAATACAAGAAGCTTTTAAATCTTATCAGATGTTACGGCTATAATGAATTCCATCCTGAAGGTATCTAG
- the LOC104420869 gene encoding serine/threonine-protein kinase BIK1, which produces MVPDGWTTCPYSLIEEITNGFSEENYIGSFQFGKVYRGDYEGKKVTVKISEDKSLNYPVRPGAVACSFREESYMHKWLTESGLHDRHPNIVKCLCHTYLEGYSARVYDLNPLDTLHNLVTKGGAIGKIKHQRIRAALGLANFLAFLHSFDLPLLARNLDAAHVMIDQDYNAVLYDFSMLSGGYFTDRSFLIDEDSKGCHGYMDPNFDNHGKWSHKSDVFAYGVVLLGLICKRVCTEEDRLSPAPAPCVYEWAENEYKRSKRAKGSRSSLVDDSLKENLLFNMIKRLWF; this is translated from the exons ATGGTTCCCGATGGCTGGACGACTTGTCCTTATAGTCTTATTGAAGAGATTACAAACGGCTTTAGTGAAGAAAACTACATCGGCAGTTTCCAATTCGGCAAAGTCTACCGAGGAGATTATGAGGGAAAGAAGGTCACGGTGAAGATATCGGAGGACAAATCTCTGAATTATCCGGTCAGACCAGGGGCAGTTGCATGCAGCTTCCGGGAAGAATCTTATATGCACAAGTGGTTGACTGAATCGGGACTGCATGATCGTCACCCAAACATAGTCAAGTGCCTTTGTCACACTTATTTGGAAGGATATTCCGCTCGTGTTTACGACCTGAATCCTCTGGACACGCTCCACAATCTTGTCACCAAAGGTG GAGCAATTGGCAAAATCAAG CACCAGAGGATCAGAGCTGCTTTAGGACTCGCTAACTTTCTTGCGTTCCTTCATTCTTTTGACCTACCTTTGCTGGCTCGTAATTTGGATGCTGCCCATGTAATGATTGACCAG GATTACAATGCAGTGTTATATGACTTCAGCATGCTTTCAGGTGGATATTTCACCGATAGGTCATTCCTCATAGATGAAGATTCTAAAGGCTGTCATGGATACATGGATCCAAATTTTGATAATCATG GCAAATGGTCTCACAAATCTGATGTCTTTGCGTATGGAGTTGTATTGTTGGGTCTGATCTGCAAAAGAGTCTGTACAGAGGAGGACAGATTAAGTCCTGCTCCTGCGCCTTGTGTTTATGAATGGGCCGAAAATGAGTACAAGCGGTCAAAGCGAGCCAAGGGCTCTAGATCGTCTCTTGTGGATGATAGCCTCAAAGAAAATCTGTTGTTCAA CATGATAAAGAGGCTGTGGTTTTGA